In Bacillus rossius redtenbacheri isolate Brsri chromosome 9 unlocalized genomic scaffold, Brsri_v3 Brsri_v3_scf9_2, whole genome shotgun sequence, one DNA window encodes the following:
- the LOC134543185 gene encoding odorant receptor 2a-like isoform X1 encodes MLINMFKNVIQYNISIGISVILQVVARATATCSKARGLQVGVRLPQTPVSDVNFGGILQLQMCTLVHVIIYCWGSAQVTWQSEAVLHAGYCCGWPEAGRSFKQALRLLMTRAARPAGFTIGGYGPLTLQTFLGMINFAYSVYAVLRQKYN; translated from the exons ATgctaataaatatgtttaaaaacgtTATACAATACAACATTTCCATTGGTATTTCAGTGATATTACAAGTGGTGGCACGTGCTACAGCCACGTGTTCTAAAGCGAGGGGATTGCAAGTAGGTGTTCGCCTGCCACAGACTCCAGTGTCGGACGTGAACTTCGGAGGCATCCTGCAGCTGCAGATGTGCACCCTGGTGCACGTCATCATCTACTGCTGGGGCAGCGCCCAGGTCACGTGGCAG AGCGAGGCGGTGCTCCACGCCGGCTACTGCTGCGGCTGGCCTGAGGCGGGGCGAAGCTTCAAGCAGGCACTGAGGCTGCTGATGACCCGAGCCGCACGCCCTGCCGGCTTCACCATCGGCGGCTACGGCCCGCTCACCCTGCAGACCTTCCTGGGG atgataAACTTTGCGTACTCCGTGTATGCGGTTCTACGTCAGAAGTACAACTGA
- the LOC134543185 gene encoding odorant receptor Or2-like isoform X2 encodes MIFVMVVNNLFKMTIVTVDMVLTPVSDVNFGGILQLQMCTLVHVIIYCWGSAQVTWQSEAVLHAGYCCGWPEAGRSFKQALRLLMTRAARPAGFTIGGYGPLTLQTFLGMINFAYSVYAVLRQKYN; translated from the exons ATGATCTTCGTGATGGTGGTGAACAATCTGTTCAAGATGACCATCGTCACTGTCGACATGGTGTTG ACTCCAGTGTCGGACGTGAACTTCGGAGGCATCCTGCAGCTGCAGATGTGCACCCTGGTGCACGTCATCATCTACTGCTGGGGCAGCGCCCAGGTCACGTGGCAG AGCGAGGCGGTGCTCCACGCCGGCTACTGCTGCGGCTGGCCTGAGGCGGGGCGAAGCTTCAAGCAGGCACTGAGGCTGCTGATGACCCGAGCCGCACGCCCTGCCGGCTTCACCATCGGCGGCTACGGCCCGCTCACCCTGCAGACCTTCCTGGGG atgataAACTTTGCGTACTCCGTGTATGCGGTTCTACGTCAGAAGTACAACTGA